One part of the Pecten maximus chromosome 1, xPecMax1.1, whole genome shotgun sequence genome encodes these proteins:
- the LOC117334165 gene encoding cerebellar degeneration-related protein 2-like, with the protein MQTGDILGEMEEEADGEWYQSDLQLAAELGKALLERNRELETHVLQIQQTSQDQLLENEYLNKQLETLRENSDARMRVYEELDKNAQELEKQNQRLIIDSRADKQRIEKLMDTVDTMENKCDDLQKKIDELKSERRREHKQQKQESRRAVSLANLRENTDYIKNLYNGEIHWTYTDQFKNLPLNPYEVEIKGLQETIKQLKAQQLIERRKREDLETEVKLLWEENESLENKVKDMDKKVKETEGLEEELQKVKLNAAKVCHLCGKSLEKVVPKSALEAEVEHDEPEVKNTGKLMRLGGGGSVYGSTESVSKIAPDSQPISPEEPDSHSVSILNELENQYQNLFEKYEDLLQGRKRSSFHEYEGTEETFDEALHRHLAVSHKEVQTLLKLQKQTCDTASGGATCADELGSPPEYKSLFRDIFATLKKSRIEEGGEQFPSSHSTPATSPVS; encoded by the exons ATGCAGACAGGGGACATCCTCGGGGAGATGGAGGAAGAGGCGGATGGGGAGTGGTACCAGAGCG ACCTGCAGTTGGCTGCAGAACTGGGGAAGGCTCTCCTGGAAAGAAATCGAGAATTAGAAACCCATGTCCTACAGATTCAACAAACCAGCCAGGACCAACTCCTTGAGAATGAG tATCTGAACAAACAGTTGGAGACCCTGCGTGAAAACAGTGATGCTCGAATGCGTGTTTATGAGGAATTGGACAAGAATGCTCAGGAGCTGGAGAAACAGAATCAACGACTTATTATTGATTCTCGGGCAGACAAACAAAGAATAGAGAA GTTGATGGATACAGTGGATACAATGGAAAACAAATGTGATGacttacagaaaaaaattgatGAACTAAAAAGTGAGAGGAGACGAGAgcacaaacaacaaaaacaggaATCACGTCGTGCTGTTAGTTTGGCAAACTTGCGTGAAAATACGGACTACATTAAAAATTTATACAATGGTGAAATTCATTGGACCTACACAGATCAGTTTAAAAACTTGCCTTTAAATCCTTATGAAGTGGAAATTAAAGGCTTGCAGGAGACAATCAAACAGCTGAAGGCCCAGCAACTGATCGAGCGCAGAAAACGGGAAGATTTGGAGACGGAAGTGAAGTTGTTATGGGAGGAAAATGAATCTCTGGAAAATAAAGTGAAAGATATGGATAAGAAAGTGAAAGAAACTGAAGGGTTAGAAGAGGAACTACAGAAGGTTAAATTGAATGCTGCCAAAGTTTGTCATCTTTGTGGTAAATCCTTGGAGAAAGTTGTACCCAAGTCAGCTCTCGAGGCTGAGGTGGAACATGATGAACCAGAGGTGAAGAATACCGGGAAACTCATGAGGCTGGGAGGTGGTGGAAGTGTGTACGGCAGTACGGAATCTGTGAGTAAGATTGCACCAGACTCCCAGCCCATCTCACCAGAAGAACCAGACTCACACAGTGTGTCCATACTAAATGAACTGGAAAATCAGTACCAGAATTTATTTGAGAAATATGAAGATTTACTTCAGGGCAGGAAACGATCAAGTTTTCATGAGTATGAGGGTACTGAAGAGACCTTTGATGAAGCCCTTCATCGTCACCTGGCTGTTTCCCACAAGGAGGTCCAGACATTACTGAAGCTACAGAAACAGACCTGTGACACTGCCTCCGGAGGGGCCACATGTGCTGACGAACTTGGAAGTCCTCCAGAATACAAATCATTATTCCGTGACATTTTTGCTACATTGAAAAAATCTCGAATTGAGGAAGGTGGTGAACAGTTTCCATCATCACACTCTACCCCAGCTACAAGTCCTGTCAGTTAA